GGCTTGGAGAACCACAGTCCGAAGTGTTGCGCCGCGGTCCGCAGATACTCGTGGTCCTCGGCGTTCTTCTCGTCGGTCTGCAGCAGGTTGTGGTCGACGTACTGGACGCTGACCTCGGTGCGGGCCCGGTCGAGCCCGAGCGCCTCGAGCTCCTGCATCACCAACGTTCCGGTGGCGTCCTGGGTCAGCGTCTGGTCGATCCGGATCGCGATCTCGTCCCCGGGTGTCATCGACCCGGAGACGAGATGCGACCCGATCAATTTCTGTGTCACGCTCTCCGGCATCTATCCAGGCTTCCCCGGGTATTGCCGGATGAAACGCCGCTAGCCCTGCGCGAGCACCGACACCGGCTGCCACTGCTCCCACGTCGCCAGCCGGCTCTCGTAATCGGCCTTGGCCAGCTGCAGCGGGAGCTCACCGAAGAACACCCGCAGCGGCGGGTTCTCGGCGTCGACGATCTTGAGCACCGCCGCGGCCGAGGCCTTGGGGTCACCGGGCTTGGCGCTGCGCTGGGCCCGCGCGCGTTGCGCGGCATCCCGGGCCTCGTCGTAATCGGCAAGCGGGACAGCATGTCTGGCCGAGGAGCCGGCCCAGTCGGTGGAGAACCCGCCCGGCTCGATCAGCGTCACGTGGACACCGAACGGTGCGACCTCGGCGGCCAGGGACTGCGAGAACCCTTCCAGCGCCCACTTGGATGCGTGGTACATGCCGACCAGGGGGAACGCGGTGATGCCGCCGATCGAGGACACCTGGATGATGTGCCCGCTGCGCTGCGCCCGCAGGTACGGCAGCGCGGCCTGGGTGACCCACAGCGCCCCGAACACATTCGTCTCGATCTGGTCGCGGGCGTCGGCCTCCGACAGCTCCTCGATGAACCCGAACTGGCCGTAGCCCGCGTTGTTGACCACGACATCCAGCCGGCCGAACCGGTCATGGGCCTCTTTGACGGCGGCGAAGTCCGCCTCGCGGTCGGTGACGTCCAGCCGGATCGGCAGCAGCGCGTCGCCGTACTTGTCGGCCAGATCGGCCAGCGTCGCCGTATCGCGTGCGGTGGCGGCCACCTTGTCGCCCCGCTCCAGGGCCGCGATCGCCCATTCCCGGCCGAAGCCCCGTGAAGCACCGGTGATGAACCACACTTTTTCACTCATGATCGGGTTCAAGTCGACCCGGTGAGCGCCAATTCCCGGTCGCAGGAAGTTCACAGGGATGACTACGGGTACCGTCGGCGGCGTGAGTCGAGCGAGCCTGGAGAAGAACCCCCACGAAGTGGCGTCGATGTTCGATGCCGTGGCGCGGCGCTACGACCTGACCAACACCGTGCTCTCGCTCGGACAGGACCGGTTCTGGCGTCGGCAGACGCGTGCGGCGCTGGGCATCGGCCCCGGCGACAAGGTGCTGGACCTGGCCGCGGGCACCGCGGTGTCGACGGTCGAGTTGGCGACCTCGGGCGCCTGGTGCGTGGCTGCCGACTTCTCGGTGGGCATGCTGGCTGCGGGGGCGTCCCGCCCGGTGCCCAAGGTCGGCGCCGACGCCACCCGGCTGCCGTTCGCCGACGGGGTGTTCGACGCGGTGACGATCAGCTTCGGGTTGCGCAACGTCGTCGACCATGTGGCGGGTCTGCGGGAGATGGCGCGGGTGACCCGGCCCGGCGGCCGCTTGGTGGTGTGCGAGTTCTCCACGCCGACCAACGGAGCGTTCGCCACGCTGTACAAGGAGTACCTGATGCAGGCGCTGCCGCGGATGGCCACCGCGGTGTCGAGCAACCCGGACGCCTACGTGTATCTGGCCGAGTCGATCCGGGCCTGGCCGGATCAGGCCGAGCTGGCCCGGCGCATCGGCGAGGCCGGCTGGTCGCAGGTCAAGTGGCGCAACCTGACCGGTGGCATCGTGGCGCTGCACGCCGCGACGAAGCCTTCCTCCTCAGGCCCTTCCTCTTCTTAACCCCCCCAGCACCGCGAGCGTGCGTGTCTGCTGCCCGGCACTCCGTGAACTGCCGACAAACTGCGCACGCTCGCGCCCCGCGAGGTAACCCGCCGGGCGGAAAATGAGGTACTCGACTACCCCAGCTTTTTCGGCTGCGCGCGCCATACCCTTCGATCACATCCGCGAAGGGGGAGGCACGATGGCAGGAATCATTACGCCGGAATCGTTTGAGACCGAAGAGAACATGAACATTCCGGTGGCGAGCAGCGGCACCCTGTGTCGGGTCATCTCCGGCTATGCGAACTTCATGGACAAGGACATCACCAATGTGTACGGCGCGCCGATCGGGCTCGGACCGCCGCCGGGCAGCGACGTCCTGGATCCGCTTCCGCTCAGCGGCGACTTCTACCCGAACGACGACGACGAGACGTGGCGAGCGTTCGAGGTGCACATGGAGGTCGGTCCGCCATGGCGCAGCGTGCGGGATGTTTCGCCGATCGTCGCCGTGGCCGGATTCTCGTTCCAGGACAACGATTCGGCCAACGCGTCGGGAACCGAGATTCGCAGCTGCACATGGGACACCGTCGGGCTGACCGGCGACCAGATCGACATGGAACGCATCCGCCTCAAGGTCGACGTGCGCATGTGCGGTGGCGCAGACTACTCGATCATCAAACTCGCGTATCACCTGGTGGCGGTGGGGCGTTGATTGCTCAGCGAGCGTTGGCGACCAGCTTGTGGACGATGGTGGCCGCTTGATCCTTCACGTTGCGGCCGCACACCTTGGCCTCGACGGACATGTTCGCCACCGTAGCGGCGGCGTGCTGGCAGGCCCATCCGTCGGGGCCCTCCCGGGTGGCGGTCTGTTTGATCAGGTCATCGCCGAGCACGAGATCGCCGATGGTCCAGACCTCCAGGCCGTGCTCCTCGTGGATCGGGATCGCGGATCCGGTGCATTCGCCCCACACCTTCGCCGAGATCTGGTGCATCTTTCGGGCTTCGTCCTCCGAGGTGTAGAGGACCGCGGCCTGTTGCACCCAGTGCTGGTGGTCTGAGTCGGAATCCTGGGCGGTCTGGGTGCGTACCGCGGTCCAGTACGTGAACCGGTAGTCCATGTCTTCGGCGGGATAGAGTGCGGCCAGGCACGTTTCGCCGCGGACCTTCGGGAAGTTGTTGTTCATGTCCCCGGAGTTGCCGGTCAACACCATGTTCGGGGCCCCGACGATCGCCTTGAGCTCCTCGACCGGCAACATGATCTGCTCGAGCTTGTCCTCCTGCGGCGACGGAGTCCGTTTCCCGGCGGTGCCGGACACGGTGCTGGTGCACCCGGTGAGGACGATCAGTACCGCCGCGACAACGGCACACCACACCAGATTTCTGCGCACCCGGTGATTCTTGCCGACGAAGAGTGCAGCCCGTCAACCTTCAGGACAGCATCCTTCCGGCGACCGCGAACCGTCGCAACGAACGCCGATCGCGGGCGCTCACCGACGTCCCCGTCAACTCGGCCGCGCGCGGATGCTGCATGGCCCGGATCGCCCGGCGCGGCACGGCCCGCGGCCACCAGTCCGTCGGCGCGAACATCTGCCTGCGGAACGGCTCGAAATGCCCACCCGCGGACAACTGGGTGGCGCAGGAATCCTCGAAGTACTCGCAGAACTCGTCCCAGCTCGCCGGCATCGGCCGGGTGGAGATGCCGTAGCGCCGGTACCACGCGCAGCACTGCTGATACAGCAGCTCGTGTTCGGCTTGATCCAGCTTCGCGATGAACGTATTGACCATCATCACAAGGCTTTCCACATAGGTGGCGTGCTGAAAGTGGAAGACCTCGGGGTTGAGCGCGTGGTATTTCTGCCCGGCCGGGTCGCGGCCCTTGACCTCTTCGTGCGCGAACCGGATGTATGGGCGCATGTCGACGTCGGTGAAGGCGATCCTGATCGCCTGGGTCACTGTGCGCTTGTGGTGCAGCCAGACGCGTCGGTGCAGCAGGGCATGTTGCGAGATCCCCGTGGCGATCGTCGGATGCAGTGACTGCAGGCATACCGCCCTCGGCAGGACGAACAGGAACCGCCGGTCCCGCAGATAGCGCGACAGCATGGTGTCCGGGCCGAGCGCGGCCGCCACGGAGGTCAGATCAGCGCCTTCTTGCGGCGGATCCGGCGGCGCAGGTCCTTCAGCAGCACCGCGTAGTTGCCGTTGCGGAGGGACTTGGGCAGGAAGCGGTTGACGAACGCCACGAACAGGAAGAGATGTTCGAAGCGGCGCCGGTCGGTGTCGGACCATTCCAGTTCCATCGCGTCGCGGAACACCGGCGCCAAAAAGCCGATGGTCAAGAACCGCAACAGCGGTGCCAGCATCTTCCGCATCGGCCAGTTGATCATCCGCAGCTCCACCAGAACCATGAGGTAATCCCGTACGAACGGCGTCATCTCGACGCGCTCGCACGCGGTGTTCCAGTACGCGTCGAAGTCGGCCCGAGTCGCCGGCCACATCTCCTCGAGCACCTGCAGCGTGGTGCCGATCGTCATGGCGCTCTGGTAGAAGCCTTCGGCCTGCTCGTCGGTCATCGTGCCGTAGAGCAGCTGATGGGTGTCCTCGTAGAAGATGAAGAGGCAGGCCGCGACCCACAACTGCAGTTCGCGGTTGAATGCGTTGTACTTGACCGGGCTGTCCTCGGTGGACCGGACCTGCCGGTGCGCGACGTTGACCGCCTCGCGGTAGGCGTTCCGCTCCTCATCGGTGCCGAGGATCGCCACGGTCAGATACTGCGCGGTGGTGCGCAGCCGCTTCCACGGATGGTGCACCAAACTGCCTGATTCCACTCGGCTTTCGGCCACGCCGTAGCCGACTTCGGGCCAGCTCATCTGCATGATGACGTTGGCCGCCGCACCGGCGGCGGACCAGAAGTCCAGCGCGTCGGACAGGTCGACGTCCTTCTTCCGGATCCATCGCGGCACACGCTGCGTCACGGTGATCCGGGTCTCGGCGGTGGTCAGGCGCGGCTCGGCGGCCAGATCCACGTATGTCGCTGGCATGGGACTCCTCTCGGGAAAACTGTGGCGGAACAGGTATTACACGGTCTGCACGTCGTCGACGATCCAGCGGTCGTCGCTGCGCACCAGCTTGACCACCATCCGGTATTTCTGGTTACTGCCCTGTGGCGCAGTCACATTGGTGACGTGTTGATCGACGAACGCGACGACGGTGGCGGTACCTCCGTCGAGCGAGTCGACGACGACGTGATCGGCGGTGGCAGTCGCGACGCCCTTGCTGGTCACCACGATGTCGCGGAGCGCCTTGACCATCTCGTCGTATTTGGCCGCGAACCCGGGGGATGAGTTGGCGACGATGTGGTCACGGTTGGCGTCCATCTTCTGGTAGTCGAAGGCGGCCATCGCCACCAGATAGTCGCGTGACACCGCGACGGCCTCACCACGCCGTGCGTCGTCCTGCCGGTGGTGGTACTCGCCGAGCGACAGCACCACCAGTGCCGCGGCAGCGGCGACGGCCACGAGCGCGAGCAGGCCCGCCATCAGCCGGCGCTTGAGCCGGCTGGGTTCGGGCTCGGTTTCCACCTCGGTCTCGAGCTCGTCGACTTCGTCTTCGGTGGGATCCTCCAACGTCAGCACCGCCTCGCCGCGCTGGTCGTCATCTTCGGAATTGCTCACTGCGGGCCACCTTTCAGGATGCTGCGCCACTTGTAGGCCAGCTGGGCCAGGGTCGGGATCTGCACCGGGTCGTTGACCACCTCGGGCCCGATCGGATATCCGGGGGTCTGCGAGTTCTGCAGGCCGAGGTCGTTGGGGCGGGGTGCGTTGACCGCGCCCCGCATCAGCATGTCGGGTGCGGGCGGGCAGTACATCACCAGGTTGGGTTCTTTGGCACTGACGTCCCCGATGGTGCGGCGGTCGACGTCGTAGTTGCATACCGGTCCCTGGGTGGCGATCAACGAGAAATCGGCGCGGGTCTGGCCGGTGGCGTCGACCTTGACGATCGAGGTCAGATCCTGCAGGCCCTTGGGGATCGTCGTCAGCCCGGTCTGCAGCGACTCGGTGCGGTCCCCGATGATCGGGGTGACGGTGGCCAGGTTGGCCAGCGTGGCACCGAATGTGCCCTGGTAGGTGTCCAGGACCCGCTGCAGGGAGGCCAGCGCGGACGGTGAGCGGTCGGTCAGGTACAGGAACGCCGGACCGCTGCCGTCGAGCTGATTGGCCAACCGTGAGCTGGCCGCCATACCCCGCACGAACGGGTCGCCCTGGCCGGCCATGGTGGTGACCAGCTCCGCGGTGCCCTCGATCAGCGGCTGCAGCTGGCCGGTCTGGTTGCGGATGCGGGTGGACACGTCCGCCGCGTTGTCGAACAGCATGGCCAGATCGGGGCCCAGCCCGTCGAAGGCGTTCGCCAGTTCGGTGCCGACGTCCTGAACCGCCCGGGTGTCAACGCCTTTCACCAGTTGTGCGGTGTCGCCCATGATCCGGTCCATCTGGATCGGCTGGCGGTCGGCCGGTGCGGCGATGGTGTCACCGGAGGCCAGGTAGGGGCCGCCGTCGGACTGCGGCATGATGTCCACGCTCTGAATGCCTGCGGCCGTGCCCATCCCGACGGTCAGGATCGCGTCGCGCGGGATCCGGGTGTCCGGGTCGATCGCCAGCCGCACCATGGCGGTGCCGTCGGGGGCCAGCCAGACGTCGTCGACGGTGCCGACCTGCACCCCGCGCACGGTGACGCTGGTCCCGGCGGTCAGGCCGAACGCGTCGGCCATCGTCGCGGTCAGCGTCATCGGTGTCCGAAAGCCCTGCGGCCCGGCCACATAGCGGACCCCGAACGGGATGACGATCGCGGCGATCACCGCGAAGATCGCCAGCTGCACCACTACCAGGCGTCTCATTTCAGACCTCCCGACAAGAACCCTTCGAGCGCCACGTCGCCGGTGATCGGGGTGCCGTTGACGATCAACCCTCCGGTCAGGAGTTTGTCGATGGTGCCCGGAATATCCAGGGCGCCATCGAACATCAGGTAATCGCCGTGCACCGAGTTGCCGAACTTCTCCAGGAACGTGTTCATCGCGGTGAGCATCCCGCCCAGTCGGTCGTTGAAAGTGCCCATCATCCCGACGACGGTGCCTGCGTCGGTGACCATGGCGTTGAGGTCGGTCGACGACAGCACGCTGTTGGCGGTGGCGGCCAGCGCGGTGGTCGAGGAGAACAGTGTCTGTAGCTTGGCGCGCTGCACGTCGAGCATCGCGA
This genomic window from Mycolicibacterium neworleansense contains:
- a CDS encoding sensor domain-containing protein, which gives rise to MRRNLVWCAVVAAVLIVLTGCTSTVSGTAGKRTPSPQEDKLEQIMLPVEELKAIVGAPNMVLTGNSGDMNNNFPKVRGETCLAALYPAEDMDYRFTYWTAVRTQTAQDSDSDHQHWVQQAAVLYTSEDEARKMHQISAKVWGECTGSAIPIHEEHGLEVWTIGDLVLGDDLIKQTATREGPDGWACQHAAATVANMSVEAKVCGRNVKDQAATIVHKLVANAR
- a CDS encoding MlaD family protein codes for the protein MRRLVVVQLAIFAVIAAIVIPFGVRYVAGPQGFRTPMTLTATMADAFGLTAGTSVTVRGVQVGTVDDVWLAPDGTAMVRLAIDPDTRIPRDAILTVGMGTAAGIQSVDIMPQSDGGPYLASGDTIAAPADRQPIQMDRIMGDTAQLVKGVDTRAVQDVGTELANAFDGLGPDLAMLFDNAADVSTRIRNQTGQLQPLIEGTAELVTTMAGQGDPFVRGMAASSRLANQLDGSGPAFLYLTDRSPSALASLQRVLDTYQGTFGATLANLATVTPIIGDRTESLQTGLTTIPKGLQDLTSIVKVDATGQTRADFSLIATQGPVCNYDVDRRTIGDVSAKEPNLVMYCPPAPDMLMRGAVNAPRPNDLGLQNSQTPGYPIGPEVVNDPVQIPTLAQLAYKWRSILKGGPQ
- a CDS encoding demethylmenaquinone methyltransferase; protein product: MSRASLEKNPHEVASMFDAVARRYDLTNTVLSLGQDRFWRRQTRAALGIGPGDKVLDLAAGTAVSTVELATSGAWCVAADFSVGMLAAGASRPVPKVGADATRLPFADGVFDAVTISFGLRNVVDHVAGLREMARVTRPGGRLVVCEFSTPTNGAFATLYKEYLMQALPRMATAVSSNPDAYVYLAESIRAWPDQAELARRIGEAGWSQVKWRNLTGGIVALHAATKPSSSGPSSS
- a CDS encoding SDR family oxidoreductase, whose protein sequence is MSEKVWFITGASRGFGREWAIAALERGDKVAATARDTATLADLADKYGDALLPIRLDVTDREADFAAVKEAHDRFGRLDVVVNNAGYGQFGFIEELSEADARDQIETNVFGALWVTQAALPYLRAQRSGHIIQVSSIGGITAFPLVGMYHASKWALEGFSQSLAAEVAPFGVHVTLIEPGGFSTDWAGSSARHAVPLADYDEARDAAQRARAQRSAKPGDPKASAAAVLKIVDAENPPLRVFFGELPLQLAKADYESRLATWEQWQPVSVLAQG
- a CDS encoding oxygenase MpaB family protein yields the protein MAAALGPDTMLSRYLRDRRFLFVLPRAVCLQSLHPTIATGISQHALLHRRVWLHHKRTVTQAIRIAFTDVDMRPYIRFAHEEVKGRDPAGQKYHALNPEVFHFQHATYVESLVMMVNTFIAKLDQAEHELLYQQCCAWYRRYGISTRPMPASWDEFCEYFEDSCATQLSAGGHFEPFRRQMFAPTDWWPRAVPRRAIRAMQHPRAAELTGTSVSARDRRSLRRFAVAGRMLS
- a CDS encoding oxygenase MpaB family protein is translated as MPATYVDLAAEPRLTTAETRITVTQRVPRWIRKKDVDLSDALDFWSAAGAAANVIMQMSWPEVGYGVAESRVESGSLVHHPWKRLRTTAQYLTVAILGTDEERNAYREAVNVAHRQVRSTEDSPVKYNAFNRELQLWVAACLFIFYEDTHQLLYGTMTDEQAEGFYQSAMTIGTTLQVLEEMWPATRADFDAYWNTACERVEMTPFVRDYLMVLVELRMINWPMRKMLAPLLRFLTIGFLAPVFRDAMELEWSDTDRRRFEHLFLFVAFVNRFLPKSLRNGNYAVLLKDLRRRIRRKKALI